From Oreochromis niloticus isolate F11D_XX linkage group LG15, O_niloticus_UMD_NMBU, whole genome shotgun sequence:
AAATCGTGTGTTACATACAACTCCCAAGAGACCAGCTTGCAAATGAGTCTATGATCAGCATTAACCATGCACCAAAGAGCCCATGACACACCTTTAACTCTGGTGCTTCGTCCTGGTGTTGCTCCTCATCTAAAAAGCATTAATGTTGCAGCAGTGAGAGATGTGTTGTTTTGATTCAGTCAAAGAAATGTAACAGACAAAAACAGGTGCTCTGACACTTTAAGACGCGTATAGTGAGTGTTTCAACACCACCGGCATTTCATACTCACCAGCTGTTACTCCTTTGATGAACACTATGAAGAGAATACCCCAAAAATAAAGTCTCCTTGCTGTTTTCAAACACTTCTTATAGCCCATTGTTGTTATTGAACAAGCTAACAATCTGCTAGCTGTGACTACTGCTATTTCTATTACTAAACATCCAGTCGCAGTCTCGGGTCACACTACGAGAAGTACCATAAGTAAACTCCCTGTCACACACTAGTCTGAGCCGTATTCCCTCTAGATGCCAGCTTGTTTAATTTTAGCTACTGTAGCTGTTTAGCAAGCTAATAGATCCCAATGTGAAGCTAAGCTAGCAGAGTAGCACCTGCTGAAATGACGTAAACCTAACAAGCTAGTTTTACATAGCCGCAACAAAGGCTAGCAAGACAGCGTTAATAATATATGCCCGCTATTCAACTGCTCGGCCCAAAAACTGGATGACGAGTACCTCTTGACACTTCAAAACATCCACGTTTAGGGACGAAAGCCAGTAGCTTTACCCTTTGATATACACCACCCAAATACTACTTAGCGTTGAGCCCACACTACTGATCGCCACTTCCTTTTCTTGTGATTCGACCAATCACATTGCGCCTAGATTGACAGTAGCCAATGAATAGGGGCCAAAGATATGTCAGCGAATCGGATGCGTACACAGTTATGTTTCCAGTTTAGGGGCTTGTCCACGACACCAAAACACTTTAAGGAGATAATAATAATCTGGGAGGTAGAGGGTGTTGTTTGGACATGCTATTAGTTCAGTTGCAGCCATAAAAATATGCATTTTGAAGTGCTGAAGGTGAATATGTGCAAGCCTGAATGTAACTACAATAAAAAGGGAAAACCCGGACAGTATGGCAttgaatgtttaaaaactgCTGGGTAATCCCATGTTTTCTATTTAAACACATTATCCATCTCGAaggggaaaataataataaagaaactGCTCTCGGGGaaagaagaaggaagaagaagaaaatcaggGACAGTTAATATTACTATAGGTCATGCTATgtcaataaaactttttttaatctctAACTATAGTTATTCCATATACTTCAGGCTCTACGTTGCTCGAGTAGCTCTTGCAGAGTGTCAGTACTGATTCCTGTTACTTTTGTTACTCTGGGCAACTTTAAAAATTGTGGTTAAAGCAGTAACCACTCGTTTTACAGTCCATTTGCTTGGTCTTTGCCATTAGATACCTAAAGCAATTTTCTGGCTTTTGTTTGTATTCAATAAGAAGTGCTTTGTGTGATATGATAATATCAAGTCTTTTATTAATGTATTACTTGTTTCTTGTTAGTTATGtcaatgtttttttaatctgatcAGTCCTGTTTGTGCTGCTCGTTACTCCATTTTAATAATTGTGCAATTTTTTTCAGTGTCTTAAATCCCTCGCAACTTTAGCTTTCTTTTAACCTGCTTTTAAATTTTCTATTATCTTTGATTATTTTCTGTAAATCACTTTGCGACTGCTGTTTTTGGAACACGCGTCATAAATACTGGCTAGTTACTTTAGCGGGTCAGTACTGGGTCAGTATTTGTGCTTTAATATTTCGttcatagtgtagtggtttaaaACTCTTATCACATATCAACTGCCATTatgcaagtttaaaaaaataacatcctTCCTCaaagtgacgctgaaaaacttgTTTATGCGTtcattacttctaggctggattGTAATTCATTACAAGAGTACTGACAAGGATTAGAAAGAAAGAACATATTTCTCACACACTGACTTttttcactggctccctgttaaatccagaattgaattaaaaatttgtcccctcacatacaaggtcttgaataacctggctccatcttatcttaaagacctcatagtaccgtATCACCCTCTGTGCTTTCAGACTGGTGGCTTACTTCTTGTTCTGTttgaaagtagaatgggagggagagccttcagctttcagactCCTCTATTTTGGAACCACCTCCCAGACAGAcgctatctctacttttaagattaggcttaaaacttttctttttgattaagcatatagttagggctggatcaggtgaccttcCCTTAGTTAGATAAGAtgaacctttattagtcccacatgtccTGCAAAAGGTAGGCAGCTGGGAGCTTCCAATGATGCactgtatttcttcttcacttacggtgtgtttatacaccactttgtatttgATAATTATTCTCTGCCTCTCTTCCACAGTATCTTTTGTGccgtctccctcccctcacacCCAACTGGTCGCCGCAAATGAGCCTGGTTCTGGTGGAGGTCTCTCCCtgtaaaaggaagtttttccttcccacagtcaccaaagtgcttgctcacagaaGAGTCTGATTGCTGAAATTTTCTCTCCATTGTTTTACGATCTTTACTTTACAAGTGCCATGAGGTGACTGTTTTCGTGATTTGGCACTACATAAATAACACTGAACTGAATCAAGCACATTTACAAGTAAAAGGTTTTTGGTTCAATTCCAGCTGGAGAAACAAATCCCCTTTGCAGGGCATCTGGGGTAAAAACTCttccaaatcaaacatgtggagctacctgctgtggtgaccccttgtgaCAAGGGAGCAGTCAAAAGTAGCCTTTAATTTTCTGGTTGATCAATAGGTTTCATGAAGCTTACAGGCTCAGGTGAAGAATACAAGGCCTGGAATCTGTAGTGCTGGTACATAATAAAGGTGTCAGCAGCTTTAGAATATTAGTTTAAAATTCAAAAGCACTGTGTAAATTCTTATGGATATTATATTAAGTCACTGCCACAAAGTGCGGTCAGTTTGCATCTGGTGCCCTGAATCTGACTCACAGAAAACCTGTACACTAATTCACCCTTTCTGTAAAAACTGCCAAGAGCTCTGACTCAAGCCCTTTACATCCAAGCTACTGGACCTCATTATTTCTAACCTCACTGTTACTCTAAGTAAGTCAGTACAACAGTGGTGGGAAACTAAATTCACATTTGAAAACTGGAGAGATACAGGACTGCGACAGTTTTTCCAGTGTATAAGAACTTTTAAGTCATTCAGATACATAAGCACTCACACCAACAGATGTGGTAATTAATAACTGCATGTTTATTTACAGGCAGTTTTAGTGGTCATTTCAGAGGCAGTTACACAAAAACAGTAAtctgaaaaaaatcacagtaaaCGACACAaggcagagaaaaacaagatcttccaaaagaaaaaaaaaatctaaatcattCAAAATAAACCCAAAGTCATTAGTTTTGAATACTCCCTAGCTATACATAAAAGAAGTGGCTCTATTGTGCAGACACAATCCTCCACAGGCTGCTGAAACTGTGAGAAACTGCACTAAATCTGATAAGACCtttgttgaaaactgagagaaacacaaatagatgccaaaaaaaacataaaatgggGATTTTCTATTCCTGTCTAAATGCATGTTTTGCCAAAGTAGAATATATCAGCTCATGTCCACACTGTGGATGTTACTGagccaaaaatgaataaaacaacaaatgaacAGAGACGTTTGGAGCCCAGCACATGCAAATGTATCATCCAGTCAGCAGTCCATCCCTTTAAAACAATACTTAAAGTGAACTTGACACACACAGTACTGCATGTGTATGACGTACACATGTGCTTGTTCACATTGTAGAGTAGGGTAAAACACTCACACATCCATTGTTTTTGATCAGTTTTCTTctatgctaaaaaataaaccactGCTTTACAAAACCTTTCAGCTTCAGAGCCCCAAAGCTCTCCTTTCACTCCAAAGCATCCTTCCTGGTGAAATGCTCAGATTCAATGCTATTTAATAATGTGGCTGTACACATCATTTTTAGGACTTTTAATAGACATataaacagatttaaaaaaaaaaaaatcataattagCCCACAAAAATGGACCAGTATTTATTCATGAGTGATTTATGATTTAATCAATATTAGTTTTCTGCACCAAACTATTAATCTCTATAATCtcctgttaataataataataataatgataataataattttccttttttccccattgaGAAAAAAGTATGGGAATTTAAGTTGTGCAATAAACTAAAAAGGACACGTATTTCCACATAACATAAAATATGCTTTGATGAGTTCTTCCATTAGAAAATGTGCATTTTGTGGCAAATTTGAGGATCAATTAAAAGTATCTATATGTATGCTACATATGAAAACTCCAAGTGCATCCAGAACCACAGACAACAaggcagcgcctcttctttcagGACACAATGGTGACAATTTAGAGAGGTCCAGCATGAAGCAGGGCCTGATGAACTCATCGCTGCATAGCTCTGATGACCCACTCTGCTGTAGGGTTCACCTGGTAGAGGTCTTTCATATATGTTTCCCCATCTAGGCATCTTTCCTCTTCGAAGACGACAAGAAGAAGAGCAGACGGAGAGAAACATTAAACACATGGACAGCATGTACTGTCACGACTTAAAATGGCTATTTGTGCCATAGAAGCTGGTTTATGAGCATTGTAGTGTATGTTTTTAGTTTACACATGTAGTTTTATGGGAGCATGACTCACTGATGTTTCCGCCGATCTCATAGAGACACAAATCATCTTTTTTTACTGCCAATGAGCTGGAAGGATGAGAGAGATGAGAGATGTAGTCAGAGGACATGCGGGGATGTGAGAGCTTCTCTGTTTGCACTGTTGTTAATATACACGTTACCTGTCTTGGCTCAGGAAGCGTGTTAACACATCACAAGCCTGCAAGTCTTCGGTAAGTTGAACTGCCATAGAAATTTTACTGAACTGTGGTGCGTGGACTCTGATAATCCCCTGGGAGGTCTCCTGCTTGTACACAGAGTCAGAGAAGAGAAACAGACTGTCAATTACATCAGATGTAAACACTTTAATAAAATAAGGTCATCTAAATCACTCTTCTAAATAACCCAGGTACTTACTTAAAACCTGGACTAATGACAGCTCAAGAATgtagacttaaaaaaaattgtggcTCCTCTGTTTAATAAACTACAGTCAAGGTTTAGATTCACATCACTAAAGTTATTCATCCACTAAGAATCTGTCAAGAGGAACAGATCCATTTTAACACAAGACTGCACAAAAGAAAGAACTGCCTAGAATCCCTTCCATTGCTGATTAACCAATCACTCTTGTCAGACACCCGTGAGGAAAAGAGGCCGACAGCTAATCAGGAGGATTGTGTGAGCTGCACAACGGCTCctgtataaatgatttaaaaattcAGTCATCATGATCTTCATTGTGCTTTTATACAGCAACACTAGATGTCACCATTTCTCGAACTGactaaaaatacagttaaatcTGTAGCCATCATAGGCAGACTGACTTGTGTGCTTTTTGTGATTTAAAAGTAAATTATATTCAACTACACTAAATCTGTCATACATCGTCCTTATGCAAAGAAACCCTTTGTCTGCTCTGACACCTCTACTGATAAACAAGATGTACACGGCCACCAGGTTAATGACTCTAGTCCTGTCATTTCATTGTATTACATAATACAGTATGTTTATAATTTATAGATTTCTAATAGGATATTTAAAAAAGTATCTCAGTGAAGCCAGGAAATTAAAACTCTTACCTCAGGGATAGTTTTCTCAGACGGTCTTTCAATGGCTATCTTCTTCAGCAGCTTCCGTACAGCTCTCTCTTTTTGCTTCCTCTGACTTTCCATGTTTTGGTGCCTGACCTGATTCATAATGAACTTGGGGATCTGGATAAGACAGGCACATCACAGAGATATACTCCattaaaaccaaaaaataatGGTGGTTAGTGAGTAACTAAGTTTAACCACACACAaatgacacacatgcacagctttaatgctaagattttttttttcttacagtcCACAGGAGATTTTGATATCTGATCAGCAGACGGACAATGTTGGCTGTGCTGGTTGCCATGGAGAACTCCTGTTGTTCTGTAACCTTGGACCGAAAGCCTTTAAACATGAAGATGTTGGGCGCCATGACGACAGAGACATTGTTCAAGGTCATTTTATTCTTGGCCTGATTTTCAATGACACGCTGGAAAAACTCCACCAGTGCCTGCAAACacaattttttatttcactACAAAAATAGTCACATGTCATAAAGGAATAATATAGGGAACAGAAATGTGATGACTATGAAGCCGAATCTACCTTCAAAGTGTCTCGATTGGCTTCAGGTAGCAAAAGGATGAGCAGGTTTAAAGCCTGTAGCTGCTGCTTCTTTGTGGGGAGATCTGTGAacgcacacaaatacacacagcatgAGTGTGACACTTTGTTGTCTCACTATGTGTGTATGAAGCACTTGtattaaacaggaaacatacTGTTAACAGCAATAAATGCATTGAGGTACTCCACGGTCAGTAGTGGATGGGGTAGCTCCCTGATAAACAGCTTCAAAAGGCTAGCAGCATCGTGCTGTTTCAACTGTTGCCATGAAAATGTCCCATCATAGAAGGAAGACTCAAGATCCTGGCACAGCAACTGGAGTTGGGGCAGACAGAGAGGCTTTATCAACTTCAAATACAATCAACAACACTATTACTTTCACATTTAAAATAGAGAAAGAGGTGATGTCATGGGAAGGAAAAGCTCAGTTTTAAGCCGCGTTCCCACTGGAAGCGACAGTGAAGGACATTTGGTCAATTCAAGCGACCATGGGTGAAATAACTGATGGTGACCCAAGGTAAACTTCTCTCAACTTCCAGGTGAGTAACTGAAGCGACTACCAGTGGAGCGCAGGAAACCAATAACTGATGTATGACCTAATAGTAAATATATTACAGGGTTTCTTAGGCAACCAGAGCCTGGAATGTCTGCAGGTTCTCAGCTGTCAGCTTCAAAGTGATGAATGATGGgtgaagtgttttcagtgtggacaCAGCTTAAGATGAAGGACAATGTGGTTGGAGACGGTATAGGGAATATATATGCATTGGAAGTTGATGCTTGATTTTATTATGCTTGGCGTTTTTATGAACCTGAGATTTTACATTGTCTCTGTGGGAGGGGCGGTTCTCAACAAAATACTTGAACTAACCTTGACTCTAGTGGCTACTCCAGGGATCCGAAGAAGGCCCTCTGTGTGTAATCCTTCCTCCTCGATATGATTGATAATCTTATGaccagagaaagaaaacaatgtcatttaaaaacaccacaaaaacaaacaaaggcaaCGAGTTGAGTTTAAATTTTGAGATTTGGAAATATGCTTGAatatacacacatgcaaaaaaacaaaccatgaTTAAAATATGTGAATGTCAGTGCGCTCACCTTCTGCAGTATCAATGGCACTTTGGTTCCAGGAAACCGTCTCTGGTCCTGATCCAATAAAGTGGTAAGAGGAACCCCAAACAATCCACTTTCTGCAAAGACAAACAAATAGTGagtaaaacaaaagcacagcaccGCACACAAGCACAGATACCAGCCAGGCACATATACCTTAGCTtcctgtttgtatgtgtgtaaatgtatttATCTGTCGTATCTGAGTGTGTAATTTGTGTAATGAGACATTTCTATTTAGGCTGTGGGGGccatctggtgtgtgtgtgtgtgtgtttaacctTTAGTCTTCACTTTCAGGGCCTTGGCTGGCTTGAGGTCTATCCCAGAAGTGTCAAACAGAGCAGTCATCTCCACAAGCACCAGTCTATGCACCTGACAGAAcattacacacagacacagataaacACAATGATGATACTAAACAGTAAGTGAATGTGGAGGCACAGATACACAGATCACTGTGTTACATCATTTTACCTTTTTCATATCCAGAGGAGACAGGTCTCCTATTCGCGTCTGACCCGTTTTATCTCGGAGCAGCTTAAAGTTCTAGGGAGGAGAAATAAAGCTAAAATGACTTCTGACTGTATTTACATTCAGTTTAGTGTAAAAGTGAATTAACTGCCCTATGATGGATACAGAAAAACCTTTTTCTGACATTGTATGATAAGTAGAATGGTTCTGTTATACCAGCTTCAGCCACCAGATGTCACTAAGATTCAGCTCCAACACCATAGACTTTCTGATAATTAACAACACTGTATATAGGGCAAAAATGCTTATCACTTCCAACACTGTATATagatcaaacaaacaaattccAACCAAACTGTAACTCAAAAACAAATCTGATTATAAGGGTCTGCAATCcaacacagcaaaaaacaacCCTGTGCAAATAGTTTTTTCTGTGCTGCCATATCCATCTTCTGCTCTTTCTGGTAATTACTGACCTGCAACAAATAACAGGAGAGCAATTCGAATTGCTTTGCCACGCTTGCCTGACAATGTAAATGATCAGTGCATCCTCTTTTTGCTCTAAAGCGCCAACACTGTCTATTGCACAAGCACAGACATGTTCagacaataaaaaaattaagaaacaCCGTTAAGGAAGTGACTATGCCCATGACCTTTGTGTCCGTGTAAATTCTCAGGAATGCAGCTCACCGGTAGTTTGTCGTCAGCAGAGTTAGGGCTCGGGGTGACCTTAAAACTTTGGTGGTTGTCCCTGTAACTGAGCGCCTGCTCTGAAAATGCCACTTCAACATTCAGCTCTGTCTCCGTTTCTGTTTACAGACGCACACaatgaagaaataaaacttGTGACCACACATGTAGGGTAGTACAGATGTGTTTATGATAGCTAAGTGCAATTGTATACAAAGAGACAACTGGATGTGTTTTATTGGAGTTTAAGAGCGCAGCGTATTAGTCACTGCAGCACTCATAAAAAACCTATTCTCTGCAG
This genomic window contains:
- the arhgap18 gene encoding rho GTPase-activating protein 18 isoform X2, producing MSRQPMESQGVVLTGYHSNAELLQQTGPCESSCPPVPDAEHTVYSRKTGQYTLQHSQNGQQGDRYGTSASSTTGSTETSSTEPMSLPSQNSAIQHSSSPKLGSSPKTVSSHSHSPRHSHNSRSRPSPACQRYNSQDSLDELQMDDYWKEVENISSSGSAGERGEGEVQEEEPQKIPEEGEQEEAWLAEAGLAQLVDHSITADQDQEEDSAVFLSTLTRTQAAAVERRVASVQQTLRRRNRQQLPNVRDIFRPPDKDEEPQKSEEGSENGQKGSTETETELNVEVAFSEQALSYRDNHQSFKVTPSPNSADDKLPNFKLLRDKTGQTRIGDLSPLDMKKVHRLVLVEMTALFDTSGIDLKPAKALKVKTKESGLFGVPLTTLLDQDQRRFPGTKVPLILQKIINHIEEEGLHTEGLLRIPGVATRVKLLCQDLESSFYDGTFSWQQLKQHDAASLLKLFIRELPHPLLTVEYLNAFIAVNNLPTKKQQLQALNLLILLLPEANRDTLKALVEFFQRVIENQAKNKMTLNNVSVVMAPNIFMFKGFRSKVTEQQEFSMATSTANIVRLLIRYQNLLWTIPKFIMNQVRHQNMESQRKQKERAVRKLLKKIAIERPSEKTIPEETSQGIIRVHAPQFSKISMAVQLTEDLQACDVLTRFLSQDSSLAVKKDDLCLYEIGGNIKERCLDGETYMKDLYQVNPTAEWVIRAMQR
- the arhgap18 gene encoding rho GTPase-activating protein 18 isoform X1 gives rise to the protein MSRQPMESQGVVLTGYHSNAELLQQTGPCESSCPPVPDAEHTVYSRKTGQYTLQHSQNGQQGDRYGTSASSTTGSTETSSTEPMSLPSQNSAIQHSSSPKLGSSPKTVSSHSHSPRHSHNSRSRPSPACQRYNSQDSLDELQMDDYWKEVENISSSGSAGERGEGEVQEEEPQKIPEEGEQEEAWLAEAGLAQLVDHSITADQDQEEDSAVFLSTLTRTQAAAVERRVASVQQTLRRRNRQQLPNVRDIFRPPDKQDEEPQKSEEGSENGQKGSTETETELNVEVAFSEQALSYRDNHQSFKVTPSPNSADDKLPNFKLLRDKTGQTRIGDLSPLDMKKVHRLVLVEMTALFDTSGIDLKPAKALKVKTKESGLFGVPLTTLLDQDQRRFPGTKVPLILQKIINHIEEEGLHTEGLLRIPGVATRVKLLCQDLESSFYDGTFSWQQLKQHDAASLLKLFIRELPHPLLTVEYLNAFIAVNNLPTKKQQLQALNLLILLLPEANRDTLKALVEFFQRVIENQAKNKMTLNNVSVVMAPNIFMFKGFRSKVTEQQEFSMATSTANIVRLLIRYQNLLWTIPKFIMNQVRHQNMESQRKQKERAVRKLLKKIAIERPSEKTIPEETSQGIIRVHAPQFSKISMAVQLTEDLQACDVLTRFLSQDSSLAVKKDDLCLYEIGGNIKERCLDGETYMKDLYQVNPTAEWVIRAMQR